The Channa argus isolate prfri chromosome 13, Channa argus male v1.0, whole genome shotgun sequence DNA window CAGTACGAGTCTCTGCTCTTGGTATAAGTAACCATAGCAACCAGCATCACATACAGTAGGTTTTAAGAATCATTTTGCCACTTTACATGCATGCTTTTATGTGCTGTTTTCTAAtatgcaaagaaaacacacgCGCAAATGCACGCATCTGAAAATCAAATTAACATgtataaaaatgatcaaaactgGCATTCataaagccaaagaaaaagACCACTAGGCCCAGTATGGCTCAGTATGGTAGGCCTATTTATAAGTCAAAATTCCCCTTTTGATTTGGTTCCTGCTCCTTGTAAAATTTTCCCACTCCATCTCATCTGTCTCGTTAtgcgtttttattttgtaaatatactgtaatcatCGATCCTACATGTTACTGCAAAACATACTGTAGACCACGATGCCTCTTGCATTCTTCTTGTTTTATTACTGTTCAGTTGACTTACATCCATTCACATAATTTCaatgttacaaaatgtattatctCCAGTCTCCAGTAATTCTACTGAAAGTCAGCAAATGTATTTAGCACATTGAGTTTCAGGACGGATACAGCTTACTTTCCACTGTCCATGTTTCCCAGCCTTTGGTTAGCTCCTCAGTTCACATCTGAAATCACACTGGTTGCTCTCCATGGTACTGAAGCTCATTCCTAGCGTTAGACTGGTCTTAACCGGGTCCAGCCGGGACATCACTTGTTGCACAAAGATGTGATAAGACGAAACATTGGTGCCAAAGCTTACTCTGTGTCATAAAGATAACCTTTATATTactacacactttttttttttttttattggtgacTGGTTTGCGCATGCGAAGAGGGACGCTGAGGCCACTTGATGAAACAGATGACCGTGTGGAGAGCATCCATCGCTCTCAATGCGCACAGCACGCTATGCGCGTTTTTATATTAACAAGCGTGTTATACATTTCCAGCTTTCATTTTCTCGCACGCCTCTCTTGCTACTAGGTTTCACGCAACAGGCTGCAACACCAATGTGGAGTCTACGGTAAAGAACAGTACCACCTGTAACTGTACATATCTGCTCCAGACTTTCATGCCGACACCGAGGATGAAGAAGCAAAACGTCCGGACCCTGTCACTCATTCTCTGCATGTTCTCTTACTTGCTGGTCGGCGCCGCGGTGTTTGACGCGCTGGAGTCCGAGTCGGAGAACTCCCGCAGGCGCATCTTGGAGCAGAAGCGCAACGAGATGAAGAAGAAGTATCGCTTCTCCGAAGACGACTACCGCGAAATCGAGCGAGTGGTGTTGCAAGCTGAGCCTCATCGCGCCGGGAGACAGTGGAAATTCGCTGGCTCTTTTTACTTTGCCATAACAGTCATCACCACCATCGGTAAGTTACTGTATTTTTTCCCGTAACGCttcatttagttgttttagTATTTTCAGCATAGCATTGTATGTATTTCTAAATGGCTGCAGTGTTACAGGCTTCTTTTAGTTGCAGactaataacaaacaaaaacccatTGTCCTTGTTTTACTGTTCATGCTATTCATCGTCTAACTGAAATCTCTGCATTAGGTTATGGACATGCAGCCCCAGGCACAGATGCAGGAAAGGTTTTCTGCATGTTCTACGCTGTACTGGGCATTCCTCTCACTTTGGTCATGTTCCAGAGCCTGGGAGAAAGGATGAACACATTCGTCCGCTATCTcctgcataaaacaaaacagtgccTGGGCTTTCGCCACACTGAGGTGTCCATGGAAAACATGGTCCTAGTGGGCTTCCTGTCCTGCATTGGAACACTATGTGTAGGGGCTGCAGCCTTCTCTCACTTTGAGGGATGGAGCTTCTTCCATGCTTACTACTACTGCTTCATCACACTTACCACCATTGGCTTCGGGGACTTTGTGGCCCTGCAGAAAAAGGAGGACCTCCAGGAGAAAACTCCTTATGTGGCGTTCAGCTTCATGTACATCCTGGTGGGGCTGACGGTAATTGGGGCCTTCCTTAATTTGGTGGTGCTTCGTTTCCTCACTATGAACACTGAAGATAAGAGGAGGGATGCTCAGGAGAGGGCCTCGCAGAAGAGGGACAGAGCCCTTTTGGACGGGGCTCTGCATCTCCGTGTTGTAGGGGAGCAGAGTAGTGACAGCCACAGGGAGAGGAACAGAAGAAATGTGATGCACTGTCGCAGCcacagtacacttttcctcccgATGGAAGAAGGAACCAGCTGCACCAACCTTATTCCTTCCCCTGCAGAGGATCAGGAGAGGCAAAGAAGCCCCTGTCGACACAGGCTGAATTTTCAGATCAAGGCAGGCAGACACAGACCCGAGTCGAGCCTCAGCTCCCTCTGTTCCTGTGTGTGCTACCGCTTGGGTTTTTGTGATAGTCCCCTTGTGTCCCACAGTGAACACCATGGCTGCCATACCAATTCTGTCTATTACAACTCAGTCTCCTATAGGATCCAAAGCTGTTCACCAGGCTCCAGGGACAACACTGGACTGTCTTCCCCAGGAAGCACACTCTCACCTGGCCTTAGCTTCCCCAGGTTTGCTCGTTCAAGGAGAAAATCAGTATAATAGCACTGTTAGTGAGAGAAAGTGTTTGCACTGactgtaaagtgtatttttattgacattgtatttttgtgtatgtaaGAAGTCAACAAttctttttaaagaatgaaTTGTCTATTGTGGCTTTTACTTGTAAAGCGAGGGttagatttctttttcatttttgcaatgacattatttattttagttattcTGCTGTTTCCTTGCATGTAAGCCAAAGTGCAGCGCATGCTAAACAGAATGTATAGCACACAATGTGAATGCAAGAGTGCTatgtaaagatgtaaaaagCTGGgctttaaatttacaattttaacaaaacGTTTTTTGGATATAGTGCTTAGTAACGACTGCATAACTGTTCAGTGAATGTATGTGAATGACCCTCAGTGGACACTGCTCctgctttaaacaaaaccagaacATTTCCATGCCATAGCTAGAAGATGTCATTAAacttttatattaaaaagcCTTAAAATAACTTTGACCAAGCACATGAGACATGTGGCCTCTTAGCTCAGTGAATTTAATAAATCCTTATATTACTTATAATGATGGAGGGGGGTTAGAATAACTTCTCTGTGTATTGTTGAGCACTGATGCACTCTAATGTAGGGAGATTTTGTTTGATACATGACTGATTCAAATGTAGTGGATGTAGCACACAATGCATGTAGCAGGTTACCAGTGAACTTCCCACAATCCTGGAAAAGTTGTCATTTTTCCAGCCAGGAAGGAATTATTACCTTGCAGAATGGGTTTGTAGTCAGATTTGATGTGAGTCTCTTCAGtagtgttttattaaagaaaaacaaaggaccATTAAAATTGtaagtgtttgtattttaattaaattgatttCACAAATTAGCTCAGATTTGTGCAGGTTTATTAAGCTTTAATGTTTATTCTTCCTCTCTTCTGTTGGTCTTTTTTTCTGCTGGAGGGCTGCTGCACGAGGCTGCGTCTTTCCtacagtatttatttcattttttgctgTCACACCAGGAGTAGTACATGGAGACGTTTGCCagaataacattaataatattgCTTTTACTAATTTTAGGACAGAGAATATGGTGGTTACAGTCCATCATTAATGCGGTCCGTTAATGCGACTGTACTTTgttatactttttattaaaaagattaacatgcatgcatgcaggGCAGCGTGATGGTAGAGTGTCTGCTTCAAATCCACCTGCAGGTTTTGGTCTTTctatgttctccctgtgcctgTGTCAGTATTCTCAGGGTACTGCCATGGTGATAGACAGAGAGCCCGTGATGGACAGACAACTTGTCCAGCAGGTACCAAACCTTTTGCTTAATGCCACCTAAGGTTGGCTCCAGCACCCCAAAGCTATAGACAGAGCACAAGCAATATTGATAATGTCTGTACAGTATGCATGTACATATGTGGGTATGTATATATGTgagcatactgtatatgtgtatatatctcctagacacttccatacctccacaggtatgtcatcaggaccaactgcctttccactcttcatcctcttcaacgtcctcctcacttcactcttactaatctttgctacttcctgctcctcatatgctctgtgtttggtcattgccacctctaccttcaccttacgctgcatctccctgtactcctgtctactctcttcagtcctctgtgtcctaCTTCTTcgtagctaacctctttccctgagtaccctcctacctgtctccctgatcgcATTAGCTGTAGTtctccagtcatctggaagcacctcctgaccacccagagcctgtctcagctcctccctgaaaattacacaacattATTCCTTTTTTAACATCCACTTCTTTGTTCCTGGCCTGATGCtgtcacctctgttcccttcacctacatgtcatTTAAATTCCGCACCAATCACCACcgtctcacctctggggatgctctgcatcacttcatctaactcactccagaatttctccttcttctaAAACGTATCCTACTCGTGGGGCATAACAagattgaacatcacgccttcaatttccagcttcagactcatcaacctgtctgatacccttttcacctctagaacattcctcagaaactcctctttcagtataactcctactccatttctcctcctatctgacccatggtagaacaacttgaaccctgctcctaaacttcgagccttgctacctttccacctggtctcctggacacacagtatgtccaccttctttctctgcatcatgtcaaccaactctctagccttccctgacATAGTCCCAacaagtccctactgtcagtcctacactcttggctttcctcttctctctctgcctatgtaCACGccatccttctctccttcttcgaccaacagtagcccaatttccaccatTACCCAGTGGGTCAACAGCCctggtggtggtcgttgttaacccgggtcCCAACTAATCTGGTACGGAAGTCAGActcggtgtggaagtcatgatttgcatgtttaatttggcatgtgttttacgtcggatgcccttcctgacacaaccttctGCATTTTTCCAGACTtcggactggcacaagaagacactggtttgtgccttgtggttgcatttgtgtttgtaagaCATGTACTGTAATGATACTTAAGTGGTTCCAATTTGTTTGGGTGCCTTTGTGTGACTAGCGATGCTTACTAACATACATCTTCCCACACAGCACAACATTTTCGTTTCAGTCAATTTTTTGACCCTCTAGAGGGGAGACGGCTTTGGGGCTTTCTGAGGAAAAGTcacatttacagaaacagattttttttaatatttaatatttttctttaatgtatgTATTCTGTTAGGGGCGGAagtggctcagctggtagagtgaccacctactgaccatagggtcagaggttcacgCCCCTCTCTTCCCAACCACAATGAACCCTCAACAGTCCATatccatccccagccgtgcagtgctggtcccaagcccagtagaaattgcgGAGGGTtccgtcaggaagggcatccggcattaaaactgtgccaaatcaacatgatcaGATCCTGTGTTTTAACGCCTGCACATCATTTGCTATTTTTAAAGCCTGTTATCAGTTTGAAATGAGAAGAAATCATGAAGTCTTTACTTTGGTCTcctaaaacatacattttaagcCATCTGTTGATCTGCTGGAATGGCAAGCTTCtttacatataaatgtaaaagtgatCTAAAATGGTGATTGTTTATGAAATACCATCTGCTGTGGCTGCTCATAGTAAGAAATAAGGACGTTCACTCTTTTCATTATGCTGTCACATCACTTGCTGTAATTATGAGCCTTCCTTCCTTAACTGTGTTagattatacagtatgtttgtcctttaaatagaaatacaaaaggtTTTAATCATTCTGTAAAATCCTatgaaaaaggagaagaatTAGGATAAAATAACTTTGACAAGGGGGCCCTCTACAGGGGAGAGTGCTTTGGGGCTTTTTGAGGAAAGTCAAATTTACTGATGTGAAGCATTTCGCCACTAGATGACAGTATATGTTCATACAGTAGCAGCAGACTGGCTGATGTTTATTGTGTCAAATTGTAAAAGTTTGAACTACTTTATAGCAACATAACACATAATAACGCACATGGTGTCggtgtaatttaaaaatgttcacaaaaaaatagtttttgcttGAAATTGTCTGAAGAAGAATTAGCTGCAGGAATTAAGGGACCATAAAAGTCTAAACCACGGACGGTGTGGAGTCAGGGGCCTCTTAATAACTTTAGGTaatttacaaatgcacaataaacaacagtttatttacatcaccttttacaaaaatgtatcttTCCCAAGACCCTTGAATGGGATAAGgaatcattttcaaaacaaaaacaaaaacaaaaacaaaaaactaattgtgaatgtggaaaaaatgtaagaaacctCCGAAATATCAAAATCAATTTTCCAGGATTGTGATAGTGTGGCATTGGTAAAATATGGAGTATAAGTAACTTTTTCACCATGGAGACCTAGAATGAGAACAGACCACACTGGAGGCAAAACTCAAGCACTCCAActcacacatgtaaaaaaaagtttatcatACCCACAGAAGGATAAGTGAGACAATAAGGGGTCATTTCAACTGaacagaaaacaatgtgtttgtggACCAGAATCATCAATGTCAAGGCTGCATATGTAagtaaaaaacacaagttaaaaaaacaagttaaaaatcatATTGTCATATTGTGAGGTAAATGCATCATCTCAAGCTATGTCTGAACACATTGTCGTCATCACAATAGCAATTagttttacaaacatttcttgtttttgtctgttcataacttcattgtgtttaaatgcaGCATAAAACCTCCAGTAGCAAAGAACAATTGACAACAAGCAGGTGATCACTGTATTAATGACATATCATCAGTTTAGTCTTCACCCACATATCAAGCAGAGAGTTACAGAAAACATGTAGCCATAATGGGGTTTTGAATAATTGGTATGAGTACACTGCTTATGTTTATATTATCTACATACTCTTTTCTTATTGACTGACCTTGTTGCCATAATTTCATTAGATAGTCAATATCTGTCAAATCCACATTTTAGCTgtcatttctaaaacaaatttgGCTACATTGTTTGTAGTGAAGACTTCGattgaaatattaattttctAAGCACCAGTGGTCAAACGAACTATctgagtggttaaaaaaaatgcataaaaaccaGGCCACAGTTAGTTATACAGTGATGGACTACAGCAAAGATACAGAAGATTTTATAACAGGCTAAAACAGCTACATTACATACGACATGGCATGGTAGTagcgataaaaaaaaaaaaaaaaacacaatcctgAATACTACTGATGAATAATACTCCTGCTATTTAAATTGGATGTACTGTTTGTTAAAGCATTTTCTGTAGTATCTAAAAGGTCGATTTAATCCTGGATGAAGCAGACTGAAGCACAGAGAGGTTAGGTTTTTACCCAAAATATCAATGTAGGAAAATTCCCCCTGGTGACAGAtgatttcctttattttaaatagtaattTTATTATGTACCCATgcaatttcagcttttttgtgggtttttataTGCCCAAGGACATGGATCTATGTAAAAGGTGGTACTTCTTTTGATAAAATGAATAATCTTGAAGGAGATAATCGAATAGTCCCTCATTAAAATGGGAGCTGGTGCTAGTACCATGTAGAGTGACAATTATACGCTGAGGGTTACtgcaaattaatttgaaatattaaatagaaaaatatagtCCGTTCACCGTACTCTTTTTTACATCCTTTCTTCTGCTAAGGTGAAGAAATTGTTTGTAATTTCCATGTACGACTGGACGACTTTGTCACTTTCTCATGTGTGatttatatagtatatatatatgtgtatgtatgtatgtgtatatatatatatatatatatatatatatatatatatactgttaCACATGTCTTGGGATGAAGCTCACACTCTTGCCAAACCACATCTTGTTTGTGTGACACAGATAATGGGTCAATTTTAAAGCATCTGTTCCATTTAACAACTGACGGctgcagaaaaaacatgcaCGTCTATTGCCACTGCATGACTGATCTCTTTATTGTGACATATGAtactaatgtgtgtgtatacacacagtttgtgtatttattaaacTCCCAACTGAAAAGATAAACTAACTTTACTAACCTACTGCTCATTATATTTAGGAGgaaaaatgatttattacatttcttccAACTTAAAATGCTCTTAAGTTAAGAATAGAGTCCTTTAAGAGCAAAGTTTGATACATATGAGTCGAAGTCCTCTACTTTTCCAACTGATGATGAAACCTACTCTAGTCTTCCTCTTGGACCATCTTATAATTTATGGAGGCAGACAGAGAAACTAAAAATGGATTGAAGGAGTAGATGCTTTGGTCATGCAGCTTTTGTAGTTGCCACAGGGAGGCAGTGACACACTAAATGGCTCACACAAAGTGCCTCCTATGTTTGCCCAGCTGTAGCTTGTGTGCCATCATTACCCCCCACCTCCCCATCCTCTTTACTACTGCCAGTACCGATCTGAGTATGAGATAGAAGTATGCAATGATGAATAACAATTAGGATCTTTTTGAATGAATATCAAAGAAGAGGCCAAAATTAATATGGGATTTTTATGTGTTAATTCGTTCATCATTCACTTCACTGGAAATGTTGACGGAGTATGCTGCAGCATggctaaaaaaacacaataattaaacatttgctttaaactGATATGctggaaaataaatgtgacatagACACATACAAAATAGGACAAAGTATTCACATCCATTCTGCTGAAATCTCTGCAGGAAAGTcattaatggttttaaatgAGAACGAGCTGCCACTGATACAACAGATCTGTGTGTGAAATGGAGTTGGGTGGCTGAGGATGACAAGTGGAATCTTTTATAGCCAATACCCATTGCTCACTGTGGCAGTGTAAATGATGCTTTTTTTGTCTACTGCTCGGTGGTTAACAAATGACACTGACAGCTCACATTTTCTGCTTCGACACATAATCAATTTAACAGATATAATCATCTATTTAATCACTGATACATGATGTGTTAATCTCCACTGTTATCTAATAGAGGTGTTATTCAACACAGCGAGTATCCGCAGGTAGAAATGCAGTCAGTGTTTTTACTCGTGTCCCATACTACCACAGTACCACATACCTGCTTTACACCACTATATTTCAGTTACTTTTACTTTGCAACAACTGTATTGGTAAAAAGGTTCATTTCAGAACGTGCAGTTTGAGTCGAAGCTGTTCAGAGAAGGTGATTTAACTGTATGATCAATTTTTTATAGTTagatgtgtttgtatttttttgtccaaccCTTACGTATAAATAAGGATATGCTAAGTAACAGAAACACCTCTCTGTGTATTGTATTACAGTTTGAGAACAGTACAATTTAGAGGCCTTTGAAACCATCAAACAACTGAATCACCTCATCCTAGAAGTTATGTTAATATGCTACTAAACTGTGTTCTCAGTCATCATTTGCTATATTGGTTTTACTATATTCAGATGCAACTGGACTTTCTATCCAAATTCTGCACCCACATTTATAAAATCAATATGATTAAGGTGATTAGATATGGATTTgtcacctttttgtttgtttgttaaataaaacagtccTAAATTTATCAATGATCTCTTATTGATGGGTTTTACATGgcctatatttatatataaatgctTACTGTCTacaataaaagcatttcagctgcatttttttaCTTGACTGTCTTATAAGCCTGTGGCAGAACAGATTAGAATCAATCCAGGTGTCTACACTGCACATGTAATGGATCAAGCTGAAGTTTTGggccagaaaaaacaaaacaatgcaaagagCTAAAAAAATCTGTACAGCTGAGGGGAACTGCAGAGAGAAATCCTTTATTGGATTTGATCCAAaaattatatgaaaatattgAAGAAACCAACTTTGAGAACAGTTAGCTTAGATTTCTAATGCAGGACATATTTGCAGTATAAGGTTGCAGGTAGTATTTCTATGTATACATAGAAAATCAGAATAGTGCTTCCACTGTGAATAATCTCTGGTCGTGTGATGAGTCAGATATTCCCTGTTGTCCACATGTGAACCTCAAAGCACCACCAGCACAACCACACACATCAGCAGAACATCTAACAATCAATCAGAGCTGCTTATACTCCTCATCCCAGTGCCTCATGTTGGTACCTCTGTGTGGTACATAGCACTATGTGGCA harbors:
- the kcnk15 gene encoding potassium channel subfamily K member 15 encodes the protein MPTPRMKKQNVRTLSLILCMFSYLLVGAAVFDALESESENSRRRILEQKRNEMKKKYRFSEDDYREIERVVLQAEPHRAGRQWKFAGSFYFAITVITTIGYGHAAPGTDAGKVFCMFYAVLGIPLTLVMFQSLGERMNTFVRYLLHKTKQCLGFRHTEVSMENMVLVGFLSCIGTLCVGAAAFSHFEGWSFFHAYYYCFITLTTIGFGDFVALQKKEDLQEKTPYVAFSFMYILVGLTVIGAFLNLVVLRFLTMNTEDKRRDAQERASQKRDRALLDGALHLRVVGEQSSDSHRERNRRNVMHCRSHSTLFLPMEEGTSCTNLIPSPAEDQERQRSPCRHRLNFQIKAGRHRPESSLSSLCSCVCYRLGFCDSPLVSHSEHHGCHTNSVYYNSVSYRIQSCSPGSRDNTGLSSPGSTLSPGLSFPRFARSRRKSV